The Pseudomonadota bacterium genome includes a window with the following:
- a CDS encoding ABC transporter ATP-binding protein, protein MLSIKDLAVSFTTRKGEVDAVRGISFDLGKGETLGIVGESGSGKSVTSYALMRILDAGGRIKAGSAEYDGQDLARAAERDMLNIRGREISMIFQNPRAALNPIRKVGHQLEDVLRVHAQAVASDAKNKAIEALEAVRIRDAEARYEAYPFELSGGMCQRVVFAIALACNPRLLIADEPTTGLDITTQKAVMDLVRDLTRERNMSSILITHDLGLAAEYCDRLAVMKDGLIVETGKSSNLFSAPQHAYTRKLVDATPRPGAQLRDLLPAENRTPLAPHTVGDQPLIEVKELVKTYPGKAGPVHAVKGVSFSIFEGQSVGLVGESGCGKSTTSSMLVRLLDPTSGEIVFGGDDIAQVKADLFVRDPRRSDIQMVFQDATDSLNPRDTARRAISDPILRMSKLRGAALATRVEELASLCGLPTNLLDRFPHQLSGGQKARVGIARAIALDPKFLILDEPTAALDVSIQAVVLNLLADLRSRLGMTYLFVSHDLHVVRLLCDYVIVMQAGEIVEQGLAHKVMDNPQHPYTKTLLSAAPKPPSLDSGAVDRAAAE, encoded by the coding sequence GTGCTGTCGATCAAGGACCTGGCTGTCTCGTTCACGACCCGAAAGGGCGAAGTCGACGCCGTGCGCGGCATATCGTTCGACCTTGGCAAAGGCGAAACCCTGGGCATCGTCGGCGAAAGCGGCTCGGGCAAATCGGTGACGTCCTACGCGTTGATGCGCATTCTCGACGCAGGTGGACGCATCAAGGCGGGCAGTGCGGAGTATGACGGCCAAGACCTTGCAAGGGCCGCAGAGCGTGACATGCTCAACATTCGCGGGCGCGAGATCAGCATGATCTTTCAAAATCCGCGCGCAGCCCTCAATCCGATCCGAAAGGTTGGCCACCAACTTGAGGATGTGCTGCGTGTGCATGCGCAAGCGGTTGCGTCTGATGCGAAGAACAAGGCTATTGAAGCGCTGGAGGCCGTTCGTATCCGAGATGCGGAGGCACGTTATGAAGCCTATCCGTTTGAGCTGTCAGGCGGCATGTGCCAACGGGTCGTCTTTGCGATTGCGCTGGCGTGTAACCCAAGGCTTCTGATTGCCGATGAGCCGACCACCGGCCTCGACATCACCACGCAGAAAGCAGTTATGGACCTTGTTCGCGACCTGACGCGCGAACGAAACATGTCGTCCATTCTCATCACCCATGATCTCGGGCTGGCGGCGGAATACTGCGATCGGCTGGCCGTGATGAAGGATGGGCTGATCGTTGAGACGGGGAAATCCTCCAATCTCTTCTCCGCGCCTCAACATGCCTACACGCGCAAGCTGGTCGATGCGACGCCGCGGCCAGGTGCGCAATTGCGGGACCTTCTACCGGCCGAAAATCGAACACCACTCGCGCCTCATACCGTTGGTGACCAGCCTCTAATCGAGGTGAAAGAGCTCGTCAAAACCTATCCGGGCAAGGCAGGACCTGTGCACGCCGTGAAGGGCGTCTCGTTCTCCATCTTCGAGGGGCAAAGTGTCGGTCTCGTAGGCGAGTCGGGATGTGGAAAATCGACAACGTCGTCCATGCTGGTCCGGTTGCTCGACCCCACTTCGGGCGAGATTGTGTTCGGCGGAGATGACATCGCGCAGGTCAAGGCCGACCTGTTCGTGCGCGATCCAAGACGCAGCGACATCCAAATGGTATTTCAGGACGCCACGGACAGCCTTAATCCGCGCGACACAGCGCGCCGCGCCATCAGCGACCCGATCTTGCGGATGAGCAAGCTTCGTGGCGCCGCGCTCGCGACGCGCGTTGAAGAACTGGCGAGCCTGTGCGGGCTGCCCACCAACCTTCTTGATCGGTTTCCCCACCAGCTTTCGGGCGGACAAAAAGCGCGTGTCGGGATCGCTCGGGCAATCGCGCTTGATCCAAAGTTTCTCATTCTCGATGAACCGACCGCTGCCCTTGATGTTTCGATACAAGCGGTGGTTTTGAACCTGCTTGCAGACCTGCGCAGTCGTCTGGGCATGACCTACCTGTTCGTCAGCCATGACCTGCACGTTGTCAGGCTGCTGTGCGACTATGTGATCGTGATGCAGGCAGGCGAAATCGTCGAACAAGGGCTGGCCCATAAGGTCATGGACAATCCCCAACATCCCTACACAAAGACGCTTCTTTCGGCAGCGCCCAAGCCACCTAGTTTGGACAGCGGCGCCGTTGATCGTGCGGCCGCTGAGTAA
- the atzF gene encoding allophanate hydrolase, whose product MTASLQDLPFTIGNLQAAYAEGASPTDVIAEVFRRLRHVNDPAIFLHLADEETVFEQAKALGSYDPSRPLWGIPFAAKDNIDVAGMPTTAACPAYRYEPDADAFVVANLRAAGALPVGKTNLDQFATGLVGVRSPYGVPKNAIDPAIVPGGSSSGSAVIVAHGIVPFSLGTDTAGSGRVPAALNNIVGLKPSLGAISATGVVPACRTLDTVSIFALTVEDAHAVFTVAGGYDEQDAYSRKTPLDPIPAALPTPRICAPDAESLIFFGDEVQAEDFDASLASLAEQGAEIERVDFTPFYQVAEMLYEGAWVAERYAAIEQMMTAQPDEVHPVTRAIVGKAETLSAADAFKGMYHLEKLRRACDPLVAQADMMCVPSIPTFYSCEALEADPVTPNSNLGTYTNFVNLLNLCAITAPTGPRHDGRPGSVTLIAQAGEDGKVAAQASKLVATRAPKLGATNAPYPILETNSSKKVQSNSDELALAVCGAHMSGLPLNGELTSRGARLIGPTRTAPEYRLFALPGGPPYRPGLVRDHNGSGVGIDIEVWALPSEAVGSFMDGIPSPLAIGTVEVDDGRKVKGFLCEEAGLDGAQDISKFGGWRNFLSFHQTS is encoded by the coding sequence ATGACCGCATCACTCCAAGATCTCCCCTTCACTATCGGCAACTTGCAAGCGGCTTACGCCGAGGGCGCATCACCTACCGATGTCATCGCCGAGGTTTTTCGCCGACTGCGGCATGTGAATGATCCTGCGATATTCTTGCATCTGGCCGATGAGGAAACTGTGTTCGAACAGGCCAAGGCGCTCGGATCATACGACCCAAGCCGCCCACTGTGGGGCATACCCTTTGCGGCCAAAGACAATATCGATGTTGCCGGTATGCCGACCACAGCGGCGTGCCCAGCTTACCGGTACGAGCCGGATGCCGACGCGTTCGTGGTCGCCAATCTGCGGGCAGCTGGTGCGCTTCCAGTGGGCAAAACCAATCTCGATCAGTTTGCCACTGGCTTGGTGGGCGTTCGTTCGCCGTATGGCGTGCCCAAAAATGCGATCGACCCGGCGATTGTCCCCGGTGGATCGTCATCCGGCTCAGCCGTGATCGTTGCGCACGGCATTGTACCCTTTTCTCTCGGAACGGATACGGCTGGATCAGGTCGCGTGCCGGCCGCGCTTAACAACATTGTCGGCCTGAAACCAAGTTTGGGGGCAATCTCCGCGACGGGCGTCGTGCCAGCGTGCAGGACGCTTGATACAGTCTCAATCTTTGCGCTCACTGTTGAGGATGCACACGCCGTGTTCACGGTAGCTGGCGGTTACGACGAACAAGATGCCTATTCCCGTAAAACACCCTTGGACCCGATACCGGCTGCGCTGCCCACCCCACGCATTTGCGCACCCGATGCCGAAAGCTTGATCTTCTTCGGAGATGAGGTTCAGGCCGAGGATTTTGATGCCTCGCTCGCGAGCCTTGCCGAGCAAGGCGCAGAGATCGAGCGGGTCGACTTTACGCCATTCTATCAGGTGGCAGAGATGCTCTACGAGGGCGCCTGGGTTGCCGAGCGCTACGCCGCGATTGAGCAGATGATGACTGCACAACCCGATGAGGTCCACCCGGTTACGCGCGCCATTGTCGGCAAAGCCGAAACACTGAGCGCGGCAGATGCCTTCAAAGGCATGTATCACTTGGAAAAGTTGCGGCGTGCGTGTGACCCACTTGTCGCGCAGGCTGACATGATGTGCGTTCCGTCCATACCCACTTTCTATTCGTGTGAAGCACTTGAGGCCGACCCGGTAACGCCCAACTCCAACTTGGGCACCTACACAAACTTCGTGAACCTTCTGAATCTGTGCGCCATCACAGCGCCCACCGGTCCACGACACGACGGACGCCCAGGGAGTGTGACATTGATCGCGCAGGCCGGAGAAGATGGGAAAGTCGCCGCGCAAGCGAGCAAGCTGGTAGCCACCCGCGCCCCAAAGTTAGGCGCAACGAACGCCCCCTATCCGATCCTTGAAACCAACAGCTCCAAAAAGGTGCAATCAAACTCCGATGAATTGGCCCTTGCTGTATGCGGGGCGCACATGTCCGGTCTGCCACTGAATGGCGAGCTGACATCTAGAGGTGCCCGGCTCATCGGCCCCACGCGGACGGCGCCTGAGTACCGCCTATTTGCGTTGCCCGGCGGGCCGCCTTATCGGCCAGGACTCGTTCGCGACCACAATGGCAGCGGTGTCGGTATCGATATCGAAGTCTGGGCGCTGCCAAGCGAAGCGGTTGGCAGTTTCATGGACGGCATCCCGTCGCCGCTCGCAATCGGAACCGTAGAGGTCGACGATGGGCGCAAAGTCAAAGGCTTTTTGTGCGAGGAGGCGGGGTTGGACGGTGCTCAGGATATATCGAAGTTTGGTGGATGGCGAAACTTCTTGAGTTTTCACCAGACAAGCTGA
- a CDS encoding ABC transporter substrate-binding protein, with the protein MKTNRRDFLKFTAAAGGAAMVPFAWATSAHAQALDTMVVASGQTINSLDLHRTGTNRASYQVAINCYDRLVGFGSKQLPTGEMSYDYNTIVPELAESWTISDDGLVLTFTLKEDAKFSDGSPVTAADVKWSFDRAVSVGGFPSVQMRAGGFNRPDQFEALDDRTFVLTLDFPSKLSLPNLAVPVPFIINSKVAMENATDDDPWAMEYLHTTTAGSGAYIVTRWDQGQQLVYERNDAWTGGPVPAIRRVIMREVPSAATRRALIERGDVQVSFNIPDRDASELAGTVDVFSTPIENCIHCACLNSNFEPFQDPDVRKAVAYAIPYEAIFQSAAYGRGAPMWGGSQEITDTAWPRPFPYSTNMDLAREHLEKSSFANGFDVTMSISLGLASWMEPTALLMQESLGQLGITTEIERIPGANWRTVALVDKTLDLHLENFGGWLNTPDYYFFWAYQRERLFNSSNYDNEEVHTLTDQILHLPMDDPEWAPVMKRLMEIVIEDIPRIPLYQPALNVAVNGASGYEFWFHRQLDPRRMTGV; encoded by the coding sequence ATGAAGACGAACCGTAGAGACTTTTTGAAGTTCACTGCCGCAGCTGGCGGCGCTGCAATGGTGCCCTTCGCCTGGGCAACAAGCGCGCACGCGCAAGCGCTCGACACAATGGTGGTCGCCTCGGGTCAAACCATCAACAGCCTTGATTTGCACCGCACGGGGACGAACCGTGCCAGCTACCAAGTGGCGATCAACTGTTATGACCGTTTGGTTGGCTTCGGCTCTAAACAGCTGCCAACGGGCGAGATGTCCTACGATTACAACACCATCGTTCCCGAACTGGCCGAAAGCTGGACCATATCGGACGATGGCCTCGTGCTGACCTTCACGCTTAAGGAAGATGCCAAGTTTTCTGACGGTTCGCCGGTCACAGCGGCGGACGTGAAATGGTCCTTCGACCGCGCTGTCTCAGTCGGCGGCTTTCCTTCGGTGCAGATGCGCGCCGGCGGTTTTAACCGGCCCGATCAGTTCGAAGCGCTCGATGATCGGACCTTTGTGTTGACACTCGATTTTCCTTCGAAACTGTCACTGCCAAACCTCGCGGTGCCCGTGCCGTTCATCATCAACTCCAAGGTCGCCATGGAAAACGCGACAGACGACGACCCTTGGGCGATGGAGTATCTGCACACCACCACGGCTGGTTCGGGTGCCTACATTGTAACGCGTTGGGACCAGGGTCAGCAGCTGGTTTATGAGCGCAACGACGCGTGGACCGGTGGACCGGTGCCTGCCATTCGCCGTGTGATCATGCGAGAAGTCCCAAGCGCTGCAACACGCCGCGCGCTTATTGAGCGCGGTGACGTTCAGGTCTCCTTCAACATTCCAGACCGCGATGCGTCCGAGCTTGCCGGTACAGTGGACGTGTTCTCGACACCGATTGAGAACTGCATCCATTGCGCATGCCTCAACTCCAACTTTGAGCCGTTTCAGGACCCCGATGTGCGCAAGGCGGTTGCCTACGCCATCCCCTACGAGGCGATCTTTCAATCCGCAGCCTATGGGCGTGGCGCGCCGATGTGGGGTGGGTCCCAGGAGATCACCGATACCGCCTGGCCGCGCCCGTTCCCCTATTCAACCAACATGGATCTCGCGCGCGAGCATTTGGAAAAGTCGTCTTTTGCTAATGGCTTTGACGTGACGATGTCGATCAGTCTTGGACTTGCCAGCTGGATGGAACCGACGGCGCTCTTGATGCAAGAGAGCCTTGGCCAATTGGGCATCACAACCGAAATCGAACGGATCCCGGGCGCGAACTGGCGCACGGTTGCGCTGGTCGATAAGACACTGGATTTGCACCTAGAGAACTTCGGCGGCTGGCTGAATACCCCTGACTACTATTTTTTCTGGGCGTACCAGCGCGAACGCCTGTTCAACTCCTCGAACTACGACAATGAGGAGGTGCATACGCTGACCGATCAGATTTTGCACCTGCCCATGGATGATCCCGAATGGGCGCCGGTGATGAAGCGTCTGATGGAAATCGTTATTGAGGACATCCCGCGCATTCCGCTTTATCAGCCGGCATTGAACGTCGCTGTGAACGGTGCGTCGGGCTATGAGTTCTGGTTCCATCGGCAGCTTGATCCTCGCCGCATGACGGGCGTCTGA
- a CDS encoding LysR family transcriptional regulator, whose product MQHLETLRFVEAIARAGSIRKAAEDSNITASALNRRLARFEREFGAPIFERLPRGVRLNAAGELVLQHYRAQRSDLARVQSQVADLTGVRRGHVSIACSQALLPFFLPQQIARYRKQYPGVTFSVSVRDREQAEAELASFSSDLALVFEPVVLADFQVLQAIPQPVCAVFASDHPLAEKGELRLRDCLDYPHVGPARKYGVRNLLDAAAKSIGRTVEPLVETESFELIRYYVLREQTVGFQIPVGLQGAEHTGLAFKPISTRDMKPGGLLLGQLRGRVLSVASLRFANQVQQALLDALDG is encoded by the coding sequence ATGCAGCACCTTGAAACCCTGCGATTTGTCGAAGCGATTGCCCGCGCGGGATCCATTCGCAAGGCGGCGGAGGATTCCAACATCACCGCTTCAGCCTTGAACCGCCGATTGGCGCGGTTTGAGCGCGAGTTCGGCGCGCCGATCTTCGAGCGCTTGCCAAGGGGCGTGCGTCTGAATGCGGCGGGTGAACTTGTGCTGCAGCACTACAGAGCACAGCGATCTGATCTTGCACGCGTGCAAAGCCAGGTCGCTGACCTGACGGGGGTACGGCGTGGCCACGTTTCCATCGCTTGCTCGCAGGCGCTGTTGCCCTTCTTCTTGCCGCAGCAGATCGCGCGCTATCGGAAACAGTATCCTGGCGTGACGTTTTCAGTGAGCGTGCGAGATCGCGAGCAAGCCGAAGCCGAGCTGGCGAGTTTCAGCAGCGACTTAGCGCTGGTCTTCGAACCCGTCGTTTTGGCAGATTTTCAGGTTCTGCAAGCCATTCCGCAGCCGGTTTGTGCGGTCTTCGCCTCAGACCACCCGCTCGCCGAAAAGGGTGAACTGCGTCTGCGCGATTGTCTGGACTATCCCCATGTCGGGCCAGCGCGAAAGTACGGGGTGCGCAACCTGCTTGATGCCGCAGCGAAGTCGATTGGACGAACGGTGGAACCGCTGGTTGAGACGGAATCCTTCGAGCTGATCAGATATTATGTCCTGCGCGAACAGACCGTTGGGTTCCAAATCCCGGTGGGCTTGCAAGGAGCGGAGCACACTGGGCTTGCTTTCAAACCGATTTCCACCCGCGATATGAAGCCTGGCGGGCTTTTGCTGGGCCAATTGCGGGGCCGTGTCTTGTCGGTGGCCTCGCTGCGGTTTGCCAATCAGGTGCAGCAAGCGCTGCTCGACGCTTTGGACGGCTAG
- a CDS encoding ABC transporter permease — translation MDGRARAVGLRLLQTIPVIVGVVVISFILTRALPGDPAVYFAGAMADAESIEQVRQDLGLDKPLVTQFAVYVGDLLRGDLGQAVSTGQPVLTDLATRLPASLELTICALMLSCLIAIPLGVLAAVRQGSWVDHLCRVIVTAGVSLPTFFTGILLVYVFYYLLGWAPSPLGRLDFIYLDPPRVTGFHLIDSLLAGDTETFWAAARQLTLPTITLALFTLAPIARMTRAAMLQALSSDYIRMARAAGLSRRKVLFGYGLRNALLPVVTTLGMVFSFVLGAIVLVEKVFAWPGIGSYAVEALIASDYAAVQGFVLTMALLFVTLNLVIDLSYALIDPRIGFGAK, via the coding sequence ATGGACGGCCGAGCGCGGGCTGTCGGATTGCGGCTGCTGCAAACCATCCCTGTGATTGTGGGGGTGGTGGTCATCAGCTTCATCCTGACCCGCGCCCTTCCTGGTGATCCGGCGGTCTATTTCGCCGGCGCCATGGCGGATGCGGAATCTATTGAACAGGTTCGCCAGGATCTGGGGCTGGATAAGCCGCTTGTTACCCAGTTCGCTGTGTACGTCGGGGATTTGCTGCGCGGCGATCTTGGCCAGGCCGTGAGCACGGGGCAGCCAGTGCTCACAGATCTCGCGACGCGACTGCCCGCATCATTGGAGCTCACGATTTGCGCGCTGATGCTGTCGTGCTTGATTGCGATACCGCTGGGCGTTTTGGCTGCGGTTCGCCAGGGCTCGTGGGTCGATCATCTGTGCCGCGTGATCGTGACCGCGGGCGTATCGTTGCCGACCTTCTTCACCGGCATTCTGCTTGTTTACGTTTTCTACTATCTTCTTGGTTGGGCGCCTTCACCGCTCGGCAGGCTTGATTTCATCTATCTCGATCCGCCGCGGGTCACCGGATTTCATTTGATCGACAGCCTGCTCGCCGGCGATACCGAAACCTTTTGGGCAGCCGCCCGACAGCTAACGTTGCCAACCATCACGCTGGCTTTGTTCACCCTCGCACCCATTGCACGCATGACGCGAGCCGCCATGCTGCAGGCTCTATCATCGGACTACATCCGGATGGCGCGTGCTGCAGGCCTCTCGCGGCGCAAGGTGCTGTTCGGTTACGGTCTGCGTAATGCTCTGTTACCGGTGGTGACGACATTGGGCATGGTGTTCTCGTTCGTGCTGGGCGCTATCGTGCTGGTGGAAAAGGTGTTCGCTTGGCCCGGGATCGGATCTTATGCGGTCGAAGCGCTCATTGCGTCGGACTACGCAGCCGTCCAAGGCTTCGTGTTGACCATGGCGCTTCTGTTCGTGACGCTCAATCTCGTTATTGACCTGAGCTACGCGTTGATTGATCCGCGCATCGGGTTCGGCGCGAAATGA
- a CDS encoding ABC transporter permease → MTDTTHLPERTPDSTFAHLVYVLRENPVTLLSFSMFAFFIAQAFFGAMLVPFDPLATNAANALQPPNATHWFGTDNLGRDVFSRVVVATRLDLTISVLAVAISFVIGSVLGAVAGYWGGWIDAVLNRLLDTIMAFPLFVLAMGIVAALGNTVENIIYATALINIPFYARLVRAEVNIRREAGFALAARLSGNSHIRTLAFHIFPNALPPMMVQISLNMGWAILNAAGLSFIGLGVRPPTPEWGIMVAEGANYIISGHWWIALFPGLWLMLAVFTFNLMGDGLRDIVDPRRRT, encoded by the coding sequence ATGACCGACACCACCCACCTCCCCGAGCGAACGCCAGACAGCACGTTCGCGCATCTCGTCTATGTTCTGCGGGAAAACCCGGTCACGCTGCTGTCGTTCAGTATGTTTGCGTTTTTTATCGCCCAAGCCTTCTTTGGCGCGATGCTTGTGCCGTTTGATCCGCTTGCCACGAACGCGGCCAATGCGCTCCAACCGCCCAATGCCACCCACTGGTTTGGCACGGACAATCTCGGTCGCGATGTGTTTTCCCGCGTTGTGGTGGCCACGCGATTGGACCTCACAATTTCGGTGCTCGCCGTTGCGATCTCGTTCGTCATCGGCTCGGTGCTAGGTGCGGTCGCTGGCTACTGGGGCGGCTGGATCGATGCGGTCCTCAACCGGCTTCTCGACACGATCATGGCCTTTCCCCTGTTCGTTCTGGCAATGGGTATCGTGGCCGCGCTCGGCAACACGGTCGAAAACATCATCTACGCGACTGCCCTGATAAACATCCCGTTTTACGCACGTCTTGTACGCGCGGAGGTCAATATCCGGCGCGAAGCGGGCTTCGCCCTGGCGGCTCGCCTATCAGGCAACAGCCACATTCGAACGCTGGCCTTTCACATTTTTCCCAATGCGCTGCCGCCTATGATGGTGCAAATCTCGCTCAATATGGGCTGGGCTATCCTCAACGCAGCGGGCCTGTCCTTCATCGGTTTGGGGGTTCGGCCCCCTACGCCGGAGTGGGGCATCATGGTTGCAGAGGGAGCAAATTATATCATCTCCGGGCACTGGTGGATCGCGCTCTTCCCCGGCCTTTGGCTGATGCTGGCAGTATTCACCTTCAACCTCATGGGGGACGGCTTGCGGGACATCGTCGACCCACGCAGGAGAACGTAG
- a CDS encoding CmcJ/NvfI family oxidoreductase has product MTRTGTVNYHVHKPQRQAFEIDAGGVVGVLVSPELVETEIPVRDLRDGETTVSFADDSVRLTTAPSAVKDFSEDGWRSTYDTELTYILRRKLPAQEVVIFDHTIREDDPNSDRKPARNVHSDYSEEGAKNRLFDILGSERAREWEQGHYAFINVWRPIGAWINSAPLGFIRPSSVSEDDWILIDLIYPDRRGHILGLVANADHEWVYLSKMTPQEVAIFNIYDNRGLASIGHSAIDLVEDPTITRIRKSIESRTLVRY; this is encoded by the coding sequence ATGACCCGGACTGGCACCGTCAACTACCATGTTCACAAACCCCAGCGGCAGGCGTTCGAGATCGACGCTGGCGGCGTGGTGGGCGTACTCGTTTCGCCAGAGTTGGTGGAAACCGAAATCCCGGTACGGGATCTGCGCGATGGCGAGACCACAGTATCGTTTGCCGATGACAGCGTGAGGCTGACCACTGCGCCCAGCGCTGTTAAAGACTTCTCGGAAGACGGTTGGCGATCGACCTACGATACAGAGCTGACCTACATTCTGCGGCGCAAACTCCCCGCACAAGAGGTGGTCATTTTTGACCACACCATCCGCGAGGATGACCCTAACTCCGACAGGAAACCAGCGCGAAACGTCCACAGCGACTACAGCGAGGAGGGAGCAAAGAACCGGCTTTTTGACATCCTCGGGTCAGAGCGGGCGCGGGAATGGGAACAAGGCCACTACGCGTTCATTAATGTGTGGCGTCCCATTGGTGCCTGGATCAACTCAGCGCCGCTGGGCTTTATTCGTCCGTCGTCCGTATCGGAAGACGACTGGATCCTGATCGATCTAATATACCCGGACCGGCGGGGCCACATCTTAGGTCTCGTAGCCAACGCCGACCACGAATGGGTGTACTTATCGAAGATGACGCCCCAAGAGGTTGCTATCTTCAATATTTACGACAATCGCGGGTTGGCTTCCATCGGCCACAGCGCCATCGATCTGGTCGAAGACCCCACTATCACGCGCATCCGCAAGAGCATCGAGAGCCGCACGCTTGTGCGGTACTGA
- a CDS encoding LLM class oxidoreductase codes for MLDMNTQDFPHINGAYAQTFKPEKLTLGLVVPLEAHRNNPVPNLERHLQRAQLADQLGFASLWLRDVPFNVPSFGDAGQTFDPFVYLGLLSGATRTIGLGVASIILPLRHPAHVAKSAASVDVLSNGRLLLGIASGDRPEEYPAMNMDFATRGERFRDSVAYIRAMADDYPQVQTEQGVVFGSADMLPKPTGGRLPLLLTGGSRQHPDWVAENSDGWITYPRDPASQGRVVADYRKRVAAFGGPNKPVVQSLYVDVQADADAEARPIHLGFASGTKFLRQYLADIRALGINHVALNLRFNGADVEDTMKRIADDLLPEFSL; via the coding sequence ATGCTGGACATGAACACACAGGATTTTCCGCACATCAACGGGGCCTACGCGCAAACCTTCAAGCCAGAGAAGCTGACGCTGGGGCTCGTTGTTCCGCTAGAGGCGCACCGAAACAATCCGGTCCCCAACCTCGAGCGGCATCTGCAACGCGCGCAGCTCGCCGATCAGCTTGGGTTCGCATCGCTTTGGCTGCGCGACGTTCCCTTCAACGTTCCGTCCTTTGGGGATGCCGGGCAGACGTTCGACCCGTTTGTTTATCTCGGCCTCTTGTCAGGCGCGACGAGAACCATCGGGCTTGGTGTCGCCTCAATCATCTTGCCGCTGCGCCATCCTGCCCATGTGGCGAAGTCAGCGGCGTCGGTAGACGTGCTGTCGAATGGTCGGTTGCTCTTGGGGATCGCGTCAGGGGACCGCCCGGAAGAGTACCCCGCCATGAACATGGACTTCGCCACCCGAGGCGAACGGTTCCGCGACAGTGTCGCCTACATTCGCGCAATGGCTGACGACTACCCGCAGGTTCAAACCGAGCAAGGTGTGGTCTTCGGCAGCGCCGACATGCTGCCCAAGCCAACCGGCGGTCGGCTCCCCTTGCTGCTGACGGGAGGATCACGGCAGCATCCGGATTGGGTGGCTGAAAACAGCGATGGCTGGATCACCTATCCACGCGATCCTGCGAGCCAAGGCCGGGTCGTGGCGGACTATCGCAAGCGGGTTGCCGCATTTGGTGGTCCTAACAAGCCGGTGGTGCAATCGCTTTATGTTGACGTTCAGGCGGACGCGGATGCCGAAGCGCGTCCGATCCATCTCGGCTTCGCCTCCGGCACGAAATTCCTGCGCCAATACCTCGCCGACATTCGGGCGTTGGGCATCAACCATGTCGCGCTCAACCTGCGGTTCAACGGCGCTGATGTCGAAGACACCATGAAGCGGATTGCAGACGATCTGCTACCCGAGTTCAGCCTCTAA
- a CDS encoding LysR substrate-binding domain-containing protein has protein sequence MDTDALRLFVLAADKLNIGAAGRDLGLAPAVSSARLAKLEQAVGADLLHRSTRKVSLSLEGAEFLPFAREILAQEDAAFAALGKGEAEASGTLRFTAPSSFAQLYIAPILPEFLAQHPKLTLDLRLSDTAFDLIEGSYDLALRNMVMEDTSLKGRKLSDDVRILCASPDYLTEQPAPEHPDELADHQLVAFKDLASRSLIGSDGEQAVFDPKAANSRLIVDDGLSQKVVTLAGAGISINSLWSVQREIQRGELLRVLPDWQASAQSALWFVYPKANVLSVKVRAFMDFLLERYRGGKAWDIRSDLRP, from the coding sequence ATGGACACAGACGCGCTCCGGCTGTTCGTGCTGGCGGCGGACAAGCTCAACATAGGCGCCGCGGGGCGCGATCTTGGCCTAGCTCCAGCGGTCTCCAGCGCACGGCTGGCCAAACTGGAACAGGCGGTTGGCGCGGACCTTCTGCACCGCTCAACACGCAAGGTGTCGCTCTCACTGGAAGGCGCGGAGTTCCTGCCTTTTGCGCGAGAAATCCTAGCCCAAGAAGATGCTGCGTTCGCTGCGCTCGGGAAGGGTGAGGCGGAAGCATCAGGAACCTTGAGGTTTACGGCCCCAAGTAGTTTCGCACAGCTCTACATCGCCCCTATTTTGCCCGAGTTCCTCGCTCAGCACCCAAAGCTGACGCTAGACCTCCGACTGTCGGACACAGCCTTTGACCTGATCGAAGGCAGTTATGATCTGGCGTTACGGAACATGGTGATGGAGGACACCAGTCTTAAGGGCCGCAAACTCAGTGATGACGTTCGCATCCTATGTGCGTCGCCGGACTACCTTACAGAGCAGCCGGCACCCGAACACCCAGACGAATTAGCTGATCATCAGCTGGTTGCATTCAAGGATTTGGCATCTCGATCGCTCATTGGATCTGATGGGGAGCAAGCCGTCTTCGATCCGAAAGCTGCAAACAGCCGCCTGATCGTCGATGATGGGCTAAGCCAGAAGGTCGTGACGCTTGCCGGCGCTGGCATTTCGATCAACTCACTTTGGAGTGTCCAACGCGAAATCCAAAGGGGAGAACTGCTCCGCGTGCTGCCCGATTGGCAGGCGAGCGCACAGTCCGCCCTCTGGTTTGTCTATCCCAAGGCCAATGTCCTCTCGGTGAAGGTGCGAGCGTTTATGGACTTTCTCCTGGAGCGATACCGCGGTGGGAAGGCTTGGGACATCCGATCTGACCTACGGCCGTGA